One segment of Zonotrichia albicollis isolate bZonAlb1 chromosome 4, bZonAlb1.hap1, whole genome shotgun sequence DNA contains the following:
- the LOC102065086 gene encoding uncharacterized protein LOC102065086 yields MSPVRVAILLTLSSLTAAWIIPQPRQNIWVTLAQALQQENICLSTAAAKDPMSTCLVGIPLQAGEFPAKSDTPMPDPSPRSHHAQPHNTHQKQAVMIRNPIEEWLPKLPRAAQEPQELELLGSSPAPYCIHFFFIQLSNTKPFNNIIQYQEEFTGRRWCKVLSHVTADNPYYSHPKSLPKGLFLICGDRAWAGIPSQLLGGPCTIGRLSLLAPNQTMIGEWTRKNNSVSKIQKRSIDNLDPNCDAEIFHWAKSKKVAVSLFLPWVAAAKALGELGHLECWMVKQANLTSTAISSFLEDEEITRQATLQNRAAIDFLLLLHGHECQEFEGLCCLNLASKAPNIHAALREVKSLIGRVKQESEDWFSGLFKDWGLSGWWTSVIRTILLFLVVLFLVVLAFGILRHILLKAINGLVSSTSEVTCTEFVALKQIDRPANDEWRMNS; encoded by the coding sequence ATGAGCCCTGTCCGAGTTGCCATCCTGCTCACGCTGAGCAGTCTGACAGCTGCGTGGATCATTCCCCAGCCACGACAAAACATCTgggtgaccctggcacaggcGCTCCAACAGGAAAACATATGCCTGTCCACAGCAGCAGCGAAAGACCCAATGTCTACCTGCCTGGTAGGGATTCCGTTGCAAGCTGGAGAGTTTCCAGCCAAGTCTGATACACCTATGCCTGACCCAAGTCCCAGATCCCATCACGCACAACCACACAATACCCACCAGAAGCAGGCTGTAATGATTAGGAACCCCATAGAAGAGTGGCTGCCAAAGttacccagagctgctcaggagccCCAAGAGTTAGAGCTGTTGGGCTCCTCACCTGCACCATACTGCATACACTTCTTCTTTATCCAACTTTCCAACACCAAACCTTTTAACAACATCATACAGTATCAAGAGGAATTCACTGGCAGAAGGTGGTGTAAGGTTTTAAGCCATGTCACAGCAGATAATCCGTATTATTCACACCCCAAAAGCCTCCCTaaaggtttgtttttaatttgtggggATCGGGCGTGGGCAGGAATCCCTTCTCAGCTTTTAGGAGGGCCATGTACCATCGGGCGGTTGTCCCTGCTGGCACCCAACCAAACCATGATCGGCGAATGGACTCGAAAGAACAATTCGGTCAGCAAAATTCAAAAGAGAAGCATTGACAATTTGGACCCAAATTGTGATGCAGAAATCTTCCATTGGGCCAAATCAAAAAAAGTCGCTGTATCCCTGTTCCTTCCATGGgttgcagcagccaaagctctAGGTGAATTGGGCCACCTAGAGTGCTGGATGGTCAAACAGGCAAACTTGACATCCACGGCCATCAGCTCCTTCCTAGAGGATGAAGAGATTACGAGGCAGGCCACACTCCAAAATCGTGCAGCCATagatttcctcctgctgctgcatggaCACGAGTGCCAGGAATTtgaaggactgtgctgcttGAACCTAGCATCAAAAGCACCCAACATCCATGCAGCTCTCCGAGAAGTGAAGAGCCTAATCGGACGAGTCAAGCAGGAATCTGAGGACTGGTTCAGCGGATTGTTCAAGGACTGGGGACTCTCAGGGTGGTGGACTTCTGTAATTAGGACAATTCTGTTGTTTCTTGTTGTTCTTTTTCTAGTCGTGTTAGCGTTCGGAATTCTACGTCACATACTTTTAAAGGCTATCAACGGTTTGGTCTCCAGTACCTCAGAAGTCACCTGCACAGAGTTTGTGGCCCTAAAGCAAATTGACAGGCCTGCAAATGATGAGTGGCGGATGAATTCATAA